One Aegilops tauschii subsp. strangulata cultivar AL8/78 chromosome 2, Aet v6.0, whole genome shotgun sequence genomic window, CCGTCTCGTGGCGGAGGAGCGACAGCGAGAGCCCTTGGTTTGTGTACCTACTAGCAGCCCTTTTTCGACTTGTCCACTATCAACCCCAAAAAACCCCAACTCTGCCTTACGTACCGTCGGCGGCGACACACCGCCTCCGCTCGGGGTCGTCGCCCTGCCGGCGCCATGGCCCGCCGACCACATTCCGCGCCACATCGAGGGGGATTTAAGCCGCCGGCGGCGAGAAATCGAGAGGAGGATTTGGGAATTGCGGCGGCGCACGGATAGGGTTCCGACACGTATTCCGGCTGCAAACCCTTAGATATACTGCGTGTGGGGAGGGGCGTTTGCGGACCACCGTAAAAACATTTACATGCCGGGCGACTATACGAACTCTGGTCTGACCCAAAAAAGGGCCAAACCCGTATAGTCGCCGGATTTTTACAGGCCGTCCCgttctgctagagatgctctaagccGAGTGATGTCCTCACATTGCTCGGCTGCTGCGTCACCGAGCGGGCTAGACGCCGAGTGCCTCGCCCCTAGCTTATGCAACCATCAGGGAGATAGGGACTACCAGTGGGCAGTGGCTACCATGTGGTAACTGTAAACCGAGTGCCGATCTTGTGACACTCGGCTTACCATGCACCTCCAATGCCATTTGGTCATGCGGTACTCGGCTTACTTATCACaatgtttttgttttgttttctcaGTGTGCAAAACTAACAGGCGGAAAGGGGAAAAAATAAAGTCTAAGCAACATAGGCACGAAAAGGAAATCCTTCCCTTCGCCGCGAACCCGATCGATGGATGGACCTAGATATACCCTCCCTAAGCTGCACTCGTTCCTCTTTCCAATCCAATTGTTCGCGATCGCGATTCTGCTGCACGGCGGCTCGACAGTTTGGCGAATCGCTTCAGGCAGACGCACGGATCCACGACAGCGCCATCAGAGCTCCCATGTAATTTGAGTAGTTTGCTCATGTAAAATAAGCTTCTCAGATAGAAACAAACTGTATTGTTCTGCAAATGCTTCCCAAATTTACAGATGCTTTGTTTATTGGAAAGTTTGCCTTCTTTTCTTACCCTTCTGTACAGCTATTGATGATAAACTAGTTTTCATTTTGTGAAAGATCAATGTTTTTGGTTGGTTCTATGTATCTGAAAATTACATTGTTTTCTGAACAAGTGTACTGCACTTTATTTCCATGGATCACTACATCACTACGTTACAGTGTAATACAGGCAATATGACAACTGTCATTGTGAGAGAATAGGCTGATAGATAGAAGAGCAGAAAGAAACTCTCGCTGCTTTATTGGTAGCACATACACACGGGTCCTCAAATGTCAAGAGTCACCAAATAGCCATAACGAGAAAAACCGAAACCATCGCCGCTTCAGCTTGAAACTGGATGCAGCAGGATCACGAAAGCAGGTTCCCCAGGAGTGTTCCACCACCTGTGGATGAGCGCCGATCAGGGGTCGCATGAGCAGCCACCACCCGATGATGCAGCTCTGAAACTGCGCTCCCACTGGTCGACTGGTGCGGCTTCAGCGTGAGGTATGTGTCGGGGGTTCTTCTCCCTCTTGTCACCCTTCAGCTGCTTCATGGCATGCTTCAGCGCTGGGAGAAGAGCCTCCATGCACTCCGCGACAGCATTCGGGTTGCCGGGCATGTTGATGATCTGGAAAAAAAGAACTCTTGTGAGCGTTTCAAAACCTACAAGTTTGAAATTACGAAGCATTCTTTGGTTTCAGGACATACAAGTGTCGATCCTCTTATCCCACACGCCGCTCGGGATAGCATCGCAAATGGTGTCACCTGTACCGAACAGAAAAGTGCAAACACCGTCAGTACAGAACAAAAGGATCTGAATCCTGTCAAGTTTAAGACACTAAACATATTTGGGGAAAGTTGTTTTTTATGTGATCTATATACGGTTAGCAGTTAGATGTGATCTATGGAAATAGTCAGCAAGTGAATTGATATGTTAAACCAAAGAGGCTGTAACAAACGTTGTCATCACCTTCAAACTCTCCTGAATCATAACAAACGCAAGGCCAGGTACTTCTTTCTCTATTACAGATTTAGTTGCTTCTGGAGTAACATCTCTAGGTGTGAAGCCAGTGCCACCTGCATGTACGTTGTTACCAGGAAGTAGAAGCTAGTGTGAGTAGGAATCTTGAGATCATGTCACCTAAGcgatttcttcaaaataaaatttTCACCTAAGGTCAAGATGAGGTTAACACGGTCAATATCACTCCACTTCACCAGAATCTCCTTAATTTTGTCCACTTCATCTGGAACCACAGCAGTAGCAACAACAAATGCTCCCCCCAATTTCTCTGATGAAGAGTTCACTACAGATACAGCTCTTGGGCCACTACAGATGGGATGATAAGAGAGACGAAATAACAATGACATAAGTTACTTTTCATGGAAGCATGATTCACATCACGAAGAATAAACAGAAGTTATGATTAATCCGCAATTTTGAGGCCAAGAAAGGATAATAACTTTGTGAAATGTGGAGTCCTTACTGAAATGCATCACCATCTTATGTGAAGAATCATCAGTAAATCGACTCTTCTATTTTGCATCAAGAGTGACCCACTTGCAACTCGAGGCAAAGAGGTGTATCAGGATGCACGTACTTTGCAAAGAGTACAAATTTTGAGGCCTAGGTACGATAATAAATTTGAAAAATCTGGAGTCCTTACTCCTTACTGAGACACATCACCATCTTATGTGAAGAATCATCAGTGAAATTGACTCTTTAATTTTGTATCAAGAGTGACCCATTTGCAACTCGAGGCAAAGAGGTGTATCAGGATGCACGTACTTTGCAAAGAGTAAAAATTTTGAGGCCTAGGTACAATAACAAATTTGTAAAATGTGGAGTCCTTACTGATACAAATCACCATCCTATGTGAAGAATCGTCAGTAAAATTGACTCTTTCATTTTGCATCAAGAGTGACCCATTTGCAACTCGAGGCAAAGAGGTGTATCAGGATGCATGTACTTTGCAAAGAGTAGAAATTTTGAGGCCTAGGTACGAAAACAAATTTGTAAAATGTGGAGTCCTTACTGATACAAATCACCATCTTATGTGAAGAATCATCAGTAAAATTGACTCTTCAATTTTGCATCAAGAGTGACCCATTTGCAACTCGAGGCAAAGAGGTGTATCAGGATGCACGTACTTTGCAAAGATAACACATTTTGAGGCCTAGGTGCGATAATAAATTTGTGAAATGTGGAGTCCTTACTGAGACGCATCACCATCTTATGTGAATATGCAAAGAATAGACAGTAATTTGACTCATTTTATTTTGCATAAAGAGTGACCCATTTGCAGCTCGAGCCAAAGAGGTGTATCAGGATGCGTGTACTTTGCAAGGAGTACCATACAGATTTATTCTTTTCAATGTCCGTTGAGAGTGGTAACCAAATCACAAACAACAGAAGTGAAGACTGAAGAAAAAGGTATTGCACTTAAGGAAATACCTCCTATCGGGGCCTCCTCCAGAAGAAACAGTGTCACTAACAGTCAGAATTGCTACTTTAACTTCGGCATTCTGAGAGGCAGCAACCTGTGGCGCATCCGCCGAAGCACTTTTTGCAGAAGAAACAATATGAGATGATATGGGGCTGGAAGCAGCAGGCAGCTTATCCAGAGGAGGGCTAGTTATATCAGAAATAAGTATTGCTTGGACGGATGCTCCAGCTGCCAATATCTGCCCGGATGATTGCACTTCCAGCAAGGCATTTGCAGACTTCATACTTAGAAGGCGGCTACTGGCTTGTTGGCCAGTGCTCTCAGCAACGTAACTGCCAACAATAAATTAACAGGTGTCATTATGGTGTAATGAAACATCAGGCAGCCATGGTAAAATATAACTCTTACCCTGGTCTACCAGATCCATCGTCAAGCACCCATCTGATCACTGCACGATGAAACTCCATACGATGTGGGTCTGCTCTTAGAGGATGTGATATACGCACATGCACTCTAAAAAAGTCTCATCAGTGGAAAATGAAGAACAAAATGATGAAAGAAAAAACTAATAATAAGCACAAGGAGAACTACCTTTGCAGATGAGGATTTGACCAACCAGAGACAAGTCGTATTGCAGGAACAACAAAGAGATTGAAGCAAACCATACAGCTCACTGGGTTTCCAGGCAAGCCAAAAGCAAGAGCTGTTTTGGATGGCTTTGTTGGGTCATTTGATGTGATCTCAGCAAATGTCAATGGCTTTCCTGGTTTCATCCGGATCTGCATGCACATACAGCAAACGATGAAAATCATTGGAGAAAAATGGAGAGATATAGCGGTGTCGAGTttaaaaggtatcttttgcaaacataACTGCTTTCAATGGTTATCCAACAGCATACAGGAACATAATACAATCATAAGGCTGATGCTGCTTATCAACATCTTGGTACACAATACCCTATAAGGATTTCTAGGTTACCTTTTCGAAGTGAATTTTACCCATCTTTGCCAAGCAAGGTTTGACAAGATCTCTATCACCCATGGAAACACCACCAGAAGTAAGGATTATATCAGCATCAGAACGTAGAGCTGCATCCATATGCTCCATAAGACTTTCTTCAGTATCTTTTGCAATACCCAAGTCAACCACTTTACACTTCTGCTGAATAGCAGCAGCAAGTAGCATGGCCCGGTTAGAATCACGAATCTGAAAGTTTGAAGCAGAGAGGTCATGCATTTTGGTAAATATGGAATGCAAAGAAATGCGAAGGACGCAAACGTTGTGGAATAGTAGAAATAACCTGACCACGATTGAGAGTTGCAGTGGCTGGCTGAACTAACTCATCCCCTGTAGAAAATGCAGCAATGGTTGGTCGACGGTATGCCTGCACATGCAAACACAGAATGCTGCATTAGAGCACTGCAAGTTTTACTctcacatactccctccgttccaaaatagatgactcaactttgtactaactttagtacaaagttagtataaagttgggtcatctattttggaacggagggagtacttggtaaAATTAATCATAAGATGCTCACCTTGACAGTAGTTACTCCCACTGTTGCAAGTAGCCCAATTTCTGCAGGACCTATGTTCTCACCAGATTTCAGCACTATATAATCTTTCTCTATGTCACATCCCTGGAAATTATATATTCAGATAACTAACACACCGGTTACCAAGAAAACTCACCACAGATGATTGTGGTCCATCTTTATAGAGAGAGCAGAAAGTTGTAGTGCTAGACAAATCCCTTATTGTGCACACACCATTTCATTGATCTTTTATTGCATTGAGTGTTCTGTACGAACAGTGGTGGCAATTGATATACATTTGTACACAACTAATCTCATGAGGCCATGACAAGATTATAAACAAGAATCTTGCTTCCAGTTAACAAGGCAAGAGATGGAACAACTAGCAAGCTGAATCTGGATGCAGTTAACATGGTAGCAGAGCGTGGACCATAGCTATCGATCAAATGCATAGCATCACAAATCAGAACCCATGGTTGCCCTCCAAAACACAGGAGAGCTCATTACAAATTTACAATAGAGATGAAACAGTAATAGTGTCAAACATGTAAACTGAATTTAGGCGCAGCGGACTCAGCTGCAGAGCATGGGCTATAGCAATCCATCAAATTCAGTCTCACAACCCGTGGTTAATCCCCATAAATCGAGAGAGAGCACATAAAACTAGCAAGCACTGACAAAATTGGCATACCACGCTGCGTATatcgtgcccctcgggtacccgCACCGAGATCCTGACCCTCTTCGACCCATCCGGCGCGGCGGCGACCTGCTCCGTGTCCTCCACCTGCACGACGGCATCCGCGCCGTCGGGAATCGGCCCTGCCCAACACAGCAACCACAGCCGCGTAGTCAGCTCACCGGAAAACGCACGCAGCACCGGAGATAGATAAATAGATagggagtagtagtagtagtagtaagcCGCCGCCGCACCTCCGGTCGTGACGTACGCGACGGTGCCTGGCGTCACGACCACGCCGAGCGCGTCGTCGCCGGCCCTGGCCTCCGCGATGACCGGGTACTCCCCGGGCCCGTCGGCGGCCACCACGGCGTACCCGTCCTGCAGGGGACGGCCGTTATTCACCTCAGACGGAGCAGCGGGAGGGGGGTGGTTGACTCGACTGGGACTGACCTTGACGGATGCGCGGAAGGGGGGCAGGGGGTCGGGCGCGCGGACGTCCTCCGCGAGGACGAGGCCGAGCGCGTCGAGCAGCGGCACGGCCGACGGCGCGGCGCGGCAGGCCGCCGCGGCGGACAGCACCGCCGCCAGCGCCTCCTCCACCTGCAgcattttttattattatttttgctcccTCTCGGCTCTCTCCGGTTGCTCTGCCTCGACTGGGGGGCGGCGGCTGGGCTTGGGTCGGGTGGGCAGTGGGCTGAGGCGCTGAGCTGAGGTGAGGGCCTCTCTATCGACACGCTCCACGGCGGCGACGTGCCACGTGTGGCGTGACGATAGCGTTTACTTTGAGTTGGCGGTGCCGTGCTGGACAGACGGGCCAGGCCGGCTTCCAGCTCGCGCTTGAGTATTCACCCGTCAAAGTCATGTCCGTCTTCCCTAAAAAAAGTCATGTCCGTCTCGTTGGAATGCACTACGTGAATTTTTTTTTTTAAGAATACACACAAGCATACGTATGCTCATGCCCAACTCCTGTGGGGGCATGTGAAGCTCGGTCTTGTGGTGGGATCGGCTACGGATCGACGCCGAGGCCGACGGACCTCAAATGCTTCCTCCTTCGATCGACTGGAAATCGGAGAAAACTCTACCATTGAAGTTTGAATCTCGGAACAGAGGTTCCACAGCTCAGGAAGGGGAGCTCTGGGGAATGGACCTGGGTTTTTCATTGAAgttgaatgaaaggttatgcattgaagaagtgtgaATCGATCTTGAAcccttgtgttcatgcccatggacccaatgtagaacttatcatggaaACTACTCATAAAAATTATTATTTCTTTGGTACAAGCTCATCTTGTATctatgaattgatcctttgcaatcgtggttccgaccagattgttcttctttgatcccttTTCCTCCTGCAAGTCATTTCACCTGTCCAACCTCTAATTTGATCTACCTTCAAGTATTGCCTCATGTTATCTTGAGGATATTGTGTCATTGCACTACCTCTTGTAAATTCTTAATTGAAGTGATACTCCGTcacatcattcctagcctgattggctacatcattatcgtcctaaattttaactgtgctacctggtccttcccgGAGCATAATTTTTcaacgatgagctaagcttacgtcgctCTTCTCCGTcttatcatttcgccttgaacaacaagcttggtttcgagtttgtgtcgtacccgtggttccaataacctttcgctcatcattcctttgacttgatgtcatcgtcgaacGATTAcctcttcatgaaatctctcgacaaaggtgtcgtgatcatcatcaacattctgagctcttccaggatatcagtTGAATTCGTGATGAGAAATATcctccttgcccctcgatgatttgtgttatcatcgacaacattcttgcttTTCCCCctacacaaacttgttcatataaTGTTGGAAATACATCCTTTCGACATGCCGATGGATTGCAGCTGAACCCATCGGCCACATCCTCGTCCTTTTCCTGATAAAATTGCATGAGATGTTCTAGAAATTcccgatggatcctttgtgtatccgaAGTCTGACCTTtccctgatgaccatgtcaacaCTATCCCGAAGCATGTGCGCGGTACTCCGAtcatcaacaagaacattggGAGCGCAATGCTAACTGTTcttgatcaattatccaaacaccgttgtatgggtaaacCTCATAAATTCCTTGCCCCTTTGTCTAAATGGTTTAATACTTGGAGCCCTATCATGCTCTGCCTTTCCTTGGGAAAGTTATACCCTAATACTTCGGTATAAATacctttcctttccattggtctgaTTATCATAATAATCACATTTTCTTTTTCATTGTTTTGTTTCACCTTTCTTGTAATCTAACTTGTCTGAGCAGTGATAATTCCAtccttatgtaaacacctcggtgtataaactttgtcagtaagaccctgttactattgttgatgacatttcggtaaccgccgatggacgagaactttgcctaatggtccgcctcgttccaacgagcaggaaaatggttctctccGTCCCTCGCCCATGGTACCAACGTTgatgccaacataactgacaggatATCCtatgacatgccttgctatcatatCCGTGCAAGATGTCGCCGTTTTTCCTACTCTGAACACACaaggtgggcccataacccacagttccacaggatcgaaacctgactctcctgtacaactTTGATACCGAAATATTCTTTGCACTTGGCTTCGTATATAATTCACAAGCTAACTTCCTCAACATGTTTCATTCCGGTATTAGAGGCAACATTATTCttcattgctctgaaccccttcaTCACCTGTTTTAGGCATCAGCTGGATGCCTACCTAGTTGAAACTTGGTGAACCTCCTTATAGCACTCTCGGTACGTTTCCTGGTGCTTATAAAATCTCCTTCCTTGAGATAACTACCGGATGCCGATCCTTTCGGACATCCGTCCTTATCACTTTCCCTCTTATTCCACCCcataaatctcgggacgagatttcttgtagtggaggagatttgtaacaccccgagaatcatgctacttTAATATCATGCCTAACGATGCCATGTCATCATGGTTAAGTTGTTAATCCTCACTTTGTTCCAAACCAAACTCAAATTCAAGTTTAAATTTCGAGTCAAAATCTACATCTTCAAAATGCAAACAAAATAGTTCATATTTTTGCAAATAATTCCTAAGTAATTATGTTGAGGAAAACAACATCATCTAAATTCCTAAAATTCCCCTGGCATCcaaaacagtagcaaaacaacCCCAAATTAAATCTTTTCATTTAAACAAAATTCAGATGAAATTATCTTGCCTCAAAACCTTTTTATGGCAGTGCTAAATATGGCAAAGTATTTATGTGGCACAATTCCATATTTTACAAAAGTCTTTTTGGCCTAGCAATTTGCAggaaaaaaaataaataaataaaaaggaaatgaaagagaaagaaagaaggaaaggaaagagagagggaggcccagcccacctcccgCATCCCCATCCTCCCGCTACAGGAGACAGAGTATCGTGGAGGGCATCGAGCCGGCCATGGCCGCGCGTGCCGGTCATCCCCTGGTTCCCCTGGAGTATTAGGCCGACCCCGCCCCCGTCCACGAACCCTAGCCCTCGCTCTTCCCCCCTTCGCGCCGCTCTCTTCCCCGCAGCGCTGGACCGACGCCATCATCGCCATGGCCCCCGTCGCCCTCACGTCCATTGAGCTCCTCGGTGCCTAGGAGtgtgcctgatacgtctccaacgtatctataattttttattgttccatgctatattatattctgttttggacattattgggctttattatacacttttatattatttttgggactaacctattaaccggaggcccagcccaaaattgttgttttttgcctatttcagagtttcgcagaaaaagaatatcaaacggagtccaaacggaatgaaaccttcgggaacgtgattttcggagcgaacgtgatccataggacttggaccctacgccaaggcatcaaccaggaagccacgaggtagggggcgcgccaacccccccccccccaggcgcgccctccaccctcgtgggccccacgttgctccaccgacgtactccttcctcctatatatacctacgtacccccaaactaccaggtacggagccaaaaaccttccaccgccgcaaccttctgtacccgtgagatcccatcttggggcctgttccggagctccgccggagggggcatcgatcacggagggcttctacatcaacaccatagcctctccgatgaagtgtgagtagtttacctcagaccttcgggtccatagttattagctagatggcttcttctctatttttggatctcaatacaatgttcgccccctctctcatggagatctattcgatgtaatcttcttttgcggtgtgtttgttgagaccgatgaattgtgggtttatgatcaagtttatctatgaacaatatttgaatcttctgaattcttttatgtatgattggttatcttttcaagtctcttcgaattatcagtttggtttggcctactagattgatctttcttgcaatgggagaagtgcttagctttgggttcaatcttgcggtgtcctttcccagtgacagtaggggcagcaaggcacgtattgtattgttgccatcgaggataacaagatggggtttatatcatattgcatgagtttatccctctacatcatgtcatcttgcttaaagcgttactctgttcttatgaacttaatactctagatgcatgctggatagcggtcgatgtgtggagtaatagtagtagacgcaggcaggagtcggtctacttgtctcggacgtgatgcctatatacatgatcatacctagatattctcataactatgctcaattctgtcaattgctcaacagtaatttgttcacccaccgtaaatacttatgctcttgagagaagccactagtgaaacctatggccccgggtctattttccatcatattaatctcccgacaacaagctatttcctttgtcgtttttattttactttctttactttgcatctttatcataaaataccaaaaatattatcctatcatatctatcagatctcactctcataagtgaccgtgtagggattgacaaccccttatcgcgttggttgcgaggatttatttgtttgtgtaggtgcgagggactcgtgcgtggcctcctactggattgataccttggttctcaaaaactgagggaaatacttacgctagtttgctgcaccaccctttcctcttcaagggaaaaccaacgcagtgctcaagaggtagcaagaaggatttctggcgccgttgccggggagtctacgcaaaagtcaacataccaagtacccatcacaaacccttatctcccgcattacattatttgccatttgcct contains:
- the LOC109752211 gene encoding molybdopterin biosynthesis protein CNX1, whose translation is MLQVEEALAAVLSAAAACRAAPSAVPLLDALGLVLAEDVRAPDPLPPFRASVKDGYAVVAADGPGEYPVIAEARAGDDALGVVVTPGTVAYVTTGGPIPDGADAVVQVEDTEQVAAAPDGSKRVRISVRVPEGHDIRSVGCDIEKDYIVLKSGENIGPAEIGLLATVGVTTVKAYRRPTIAAFSTGDELVQPATATLNRGQIRDSNRAMLLAAAIQQKCKVVDLGIAKDTEESLMEHMDAALRSDADIILTSGGVSMGDRDLVKPCLAKMGKIHFEKIRMKPGKPLTFAEITSNDPTKPSKTALAFGLPGNPVSCMVCFNLFVVPAIRLVSGWSNPHLQRVHVRISHPLRADPHRMEFHRAVIRWVLDDGSGRPGYVAESTGQQASSRLLSMKSANALLEVQSSGQILAAGASVQAILISDITSPPLDKLPAASSPISSHIVSSAKSASADAPQVAASQNAEVKVAILTVSDTVSSGGGPDRSGPRAVSVVNSSSEKLGGAFVVATAVVPDEVDKIKEILVKWSDIDRVNLILTLGGTGFTPRDVTPEATKSVIEKEVPGLAFVMIQESLKVTPFAMLSRAACGIRGSTLIINMPGNPNAVAECMEALLPALKHAMKQLKGDKREKNPRHIPHAEAAPVDQWERSFRAASSGGGCSCDP